The Micromonospora krabiensis genome window below encodes:
- a CDS encoding GNAT family N-acetyltransferase, whose translation MQFTVTDVPERERFEARDESGALAGIVTYQLTGAIIAYTHTEVDPEFEGRGVGSTLARAVLDDARAKGRTVVPICPFIAGWLDKHPGYEDIVVRSTRKVK comes from the coding sequence ATGCAGTTCACCGTGACAGACGTGCCCGAGCGGGAGCGCTTCGAGGCCCGGGACGAGTCGGGCGCGCTCGCCGGGATCGTCACCTACCAGTTGACCGGCGCGATCATCGCCTACACCCACACCGAGGTCGACCCCGAGTTCGAGGGTCGGGGCGTCGGGTCGACCCTGGCCCGGGCGGTGCTGGACGACGCGCGGGCCAAGGGCCGCACGGTGGTGCCGATCTGCCCGTTCATCGCCGGCTGGCTCGACAAGCACCCCGGGTACGAGGACATCGTGGTCCGCAGCACCCGCAAGGTGAAGTAG